A genome region from Eurosta solidaginis isolate ZX-2024a chromosome 2, ASM4086904v1, whole genome shotgun sequence includes the following:
- the LOC137242803 gene encoding uncharacterized protein, which produces MAQANIESICSALCQTDPDPVPAYPLIARTLKKNSIPACDAFGPFPDETIVSGIDRALYLMGARRVQEFLHLPTPSLDSTNSDISLTISQVSCPESHRPCRVCSTVIATDTKDKNKLPSCLKITRTCTCPKCRASTSKVTTLTKKQCCGSSSPHSSKTNISHVQLCEPPKSTNTLKRSFSMCSLACRKLKEMLTFPPKDDSCKPKWLWARLHSTSIGCQVYEIFKNSNVCTHPSEFEKKRTPQVIFVVLKNGVIMPFEILPSH; this is translated from the exons ATGGCACAAGCGAATATTGAAAGTATTTGCAGCGCCTTATGTCAGACCGATCCAGATCCCGTACCCGCTTATCCGTTAATAGCGCGTacattgaagaaaaattcgatACCAGCCTGTGATGCTTTCGGACCATTTCCCGATGAGACAATTGTGTCGGGCATTGATCGTGCGTTGTATTTGATGGGCGCACGACGTGTACAGGAGTTTCTACACTTGCCCACACCATCGCTGGATTCGACTAATAGTGATATTTCACTAACTATTTCACAGGTATCTTGTCCTGAATCACATAGGCCATGTCGAGTTTGCAGTACTGTTATTGCAACGG ACACCAAAGACAAAAACAAATTACCCAGCTGTTTGAAGATCACAAGAACCTGCACTTGCCCCAAATGCCGCGCAAGCACCTCAAAAGTAACGACGCTAACCAAGAAACAATGTTGTGGCTCCTCATCGCCGCACTCCTCCAAAACCAATATATCACATGTGCAACTATGTGAACCGCCAAAATCTACGAATACTCTGAAACGTTCTTTCTCAATGTGCTCTTTGGCTTGTCGTAAGCTAAAGGAAATGCTGACATTTCCACCAAAGGATGATAGTTGCAAGCCTAAGTGGCTTTGGGCACGTCTTCATTCGACTTCTATAGGTTGTCAGGTTTATGAGATATTCAAGAATTCAAATGTTTGTACACATCCCTCGGAGTTTGAGAAGAAACGTACGCCACAAGTGATATTTGTAGTATTGAAAAATGGTGTAATAATGCCTTTTGAAATCTTGCCATCACACTGA